A part of Melittangium boletus DSM 14713 genomic DNA contains:
- a CDS encoding trifunctional serine/threonine-protein kinase/ATP-binding protein/sensor histidine kinase, giving the protein MLDIPGYKLLGTFRTTGANVLFQAVRESDGLPVIIKTPATRSPGPRERERYRREFSILQRLREVSGVVRSYAQEYVLGRPVLMMERLRGEPLSELVGPPMEVPRFLELALSLASTLAELHHHGVIHKDVKPANIIAEPTGGARLVDFGVASLQRVEHLDAAPVNLIEGTLAYMSPEQTGRMNRLVDYRTDFYSLGVTFYELLTGKRPFQGQDALEWFHAHMAQRPTPPHERVSSIPPALSALVMKLLAKTAEERYQSAEGLRVDLEKCREGALEVFALGERDVPQHFQLPQRLYGRESQVAALLEGFERVRQGGVAELMLVRGYSGIGKSSMVLELHKPVVRRRGFFLNGKFDQLHRGIPYATLAQALRGLVQQLLAGSDEELAQWRERLQAAWAEHGQVMVELVPQLERVVGKQPPVQELSLTETQNRFRRVLRKFLGVFATSEHPLVMFLDDLQWADLASLQILQYLITHPEAPPLLLIGAYRDNEVSPTHPLRAMLEGVGKSGARVTDLQLGPLNLDQVQQLITDALPGATPEVVVPLSVRIHEKSGGNPFFLGQLLLALDHDGLLTRTPEGTWRWDAERVQAMGYSDNVVHFLVDKLRQLPAPTQRLLGLAACMGHVFSLPMLSTLSDLGDIGEVERGLGPALQEGLLMRGGPEQYRFLHDRIHQAAHALSSEEEQKTLHLRIGRTLLVTLSPEELHEKLFDVVSHLNAAEERIDDPGERHLLARLNADAGMKAKASIAHRPAITYFTKAFSLIPGDAWETNAALAFKVLHARANCELMSGNTAEAERLAEELRARASSREDKVAVALLRNRIFVGTGRHRDAGECSLECLALLGMPLPSRPTAEEAAAASDEVWTLLGECPIERLVDLPLMTDPDEKMKMGVLLALFSSSFFTDPHLLTINLSCMVTLALRHGFTPEAVSGFSWLGMLAGAHFKRYREGRALGRLAREFLERHNLSAQRAQVLFSLQFIGYWTQPLSMTQELALGGFHHAVQEGEFHVACYCGLSITLNRLAMGHNLDEVHQESVVRMDFARKVGVLDARDMIMLHQRYVQQLRGRTLSFNTLSGEGFDEQAYEESLSSPRLSGLRGTYWISKLKSRFMCGAYGEALEAADKVAGLLWVVRGSINVLDFHLYRALSLAASGGSVEDIQRHHQQLLEWADSCPHTFRAPERLVFAELARLGDRPDEATRAYEEALRVARENGFTQNVGLAAEFAANFWRARQAPTVALAFAREALTAYQQWGALAKARHLVAQWPELLPSRSISESESTRTDSTQIDALAVVKAQQAISGEIVLDRLVTTLLRVAIANAGAQRGALLLTNGDTLSVSAVAGLSPGGVDPSQTRGAPAELPWTLITYVKRTHDHVLIDDATQPHPFSSDEYLRRGEARSVLCLPLMRREAFSGALYLENDLATNAFSPERLALLSHLASQAAISIENARLYADVQRAKAALRQANDELEHRVEERTRELKEAQARLVDTAREVGMAEVASNVLHNVGNVLTSAVINVEMMRRHVGASRVSRLKQASGLLTEQRDTLADFLTRDPRGRLLPDYLTGLSDELIREQETLMSDVEAMSRSIEHIRAIVEVQQDYAKVSILAVECDLAQLIEDALRVQLASLTRHGIDITRELTVLPKVQVDKHKVLQILINLISNAKNAMDVLPESARKLCVRLTAEGTWARIQVVDNGMGIAPEIRERLFVHGFTTREDGHGFGLHASVLAAKMLGGRLTLDSEGPGKGATATLELPLSPGRA; this is encoded by the coding sequence ATGCTCGACATTCCAGGCTACAAGCTCCTCGGCACGTTCCGCACGACGGGCGCGAACGTGCTCTTCCAGGCGGTGCGTGAGTCCGATGGCCTGCCGGTCATCATCAAGACGCCCGCCACCCGCTCGCCCGGCCCCCGCGAGCGCGAGCGCTACCGCCGGGAATTCTCCATCCTGCAACGGCTCCGGGAGGTGAGCGGCGTGGTCCGCTCCTACGCCCAGGAGTATGTCCTCGGCCGTCCCGTGCTCATGATGGAGCGCCTGCGGGGCGAGCCCCTGTCGGAGCTCGTGGGCCCGCCCATGGAGGTGCCGCGGTTCCTCGAGCTGGCCCTGTCCCTGGCCTCGACGCTCGCGGAACTCCACCACCATGGCGTCATCCACAAGGACGTCAAACCCGCCAACATCATCGCCGAGCCCACGGGAGGTGCCCGGCTCGTGGACTTCGGAGTGGCCTCGCTCCAGCGGGTGGAGCACCTGGACGCGGCACCGGTCAACCTCATCGAGGGGACGCTCGCGTACATGTCTCCCGAGCAGACCGGGCGGATGAACCGCCTGGTGGACTACCGCACCGACTTCTATTCGCTGGGCGTGACGTTCTACGAGCTGCTGACGGGCAAGCGCCCCTTCCAGGGGCAGGACGCGCTCGAGTGGTTCCACGCCCACATGGCGCAGCGCCCGACGCCGCCCCACGAGCGCGTCTCGTCCATTCCGCCCGCGCTCTCGGCGCTGGTGATGAAGCTGTTGGCCAAGACGGCCGAGGAGCGCTACCAGAGCGCCGAGGGCCTCCGGGTCGATCTGGAGAAGTGCCGCGAGGGAGCGCTCGAGGTCTTTGCCCTGGGCGAGCGGGATGTCCCCCAGCACTTCCAACTGCCGCAGCGGCTCTACGGGCGCGAGTCCCAGGTCGCCGCGCTCCTCGAGGGCTTCGAGCGGGTGCGCCAGGGCGGCGTGGCGGAGCTCATGCTGGTGCGTGGCTACTCCGGCATCGGCAAGTCGTCGATGGTGCTGGAGCTGCACAAGCCGGTGGTGCGGCGGCGGGGATTCTTCCTGAACGGGAAGTTCGATCAGCTCCACCGCGGCATCCCCTACGCGACCCTGGCCCAGGCCCTCCGGGGACTGGTGCAGCAGCTGCTCGCGGGGAGTGACGAGGAGCTGGCCCAATGGCGCGAGCGCCTCCAGGCGGCCTGGGCGGAGCATGGCCAGGTGATGGTGGAGCTCGTGCCGCAGTTGGAGCGCGTCGTGGGCAAGCAGCCTCCGGTCCAGGAGCTGTCGCTCACCGAGACGCAGAACCGCTTCCGGCGCGTGCTTCGCAAGTTCCTCGGGGTCTTCGCCACGTCCGAGCATCCGCTCGTGATGTTCCTGGATGATCTGCAATGGGCCGATCTCGCCAGCCTCCAGATCCTCCAGTACCTCATCACCCACCCGGAGGCGCCGCCCCTGCTGCTCATCGGGGCCTACCGGGACAATGAGGTCAGCCCCACCCATCCCCTGAGGGCGATGTTGGAGGGGGTCGGCAAATCGGGCGCGCGGGTGACCGACCTTCAGCTCGGGCCCCTGAACCTGGATCAGGTCCAACAGCTCATCACGGATGCACTGCCAGGAGCGACCCCCGAGGTCGTCGTCCCGCTGTCGGTGCGGATACACGAGAAGTCGGGCGGCAATCCGTTCTTCCTCGGCCAGTTGCTGCTGGCGCTCGATCACGATGGCCTGCTGACCCGCACGCCCGAGGGCACCTGGCGGTGGGACGCCGAGAGAGTCCAGGCCATGGGCTACTCGGACAACGTCGTCCACTTCCTGGTGGACAAGCTGCGCCAGCTGCCCGCCCCGACGCAACGCCTGCTGGGCCTGGCCGCGTGCATGGGCCATGTCTTCTCCCTTCCGATGCTGAGCACGCTCTCGGACCTGGGCGACATCGGCGAGGTGGAGCGGGGGCTCGGGCCCGCGCTGCAGGAAGGCCTGCTCATGCGCGGCGGCCCGGAGCAGTACCGCTTCCTCCATGATCGCATCCACCAGGCGGCCCATGCCCTCAGCTCCGAGGAGGAGCAGAAGACGCTCCACCTGCGCATCGGCCGCACGCTGCTGGTGACCCTCTCCCCCGAGGAGCTGCACGAGAAGCTCTTCGACGTGGTGAGCCATCTCAACGCCGCGGAGGAGCGGATCGACGATCCCGGGGAGCGCCACCTCCTCGCGAGGCTGAACGCGGACGCGGGCATGAAGGCCAAGGCCTCGATCGCGCATCGCCCCGCCATCACCTACTTCACGAAGGCCTTCTCGCTCATTCCAGGAGACGCGTGGGAGACGAATGCCGCGCTGGCCTTCAAGGTGCTGCACGCGCGGGCGAACTGTGAGCTCATGAGCGGCAACACCGCCGAGGCGGAGCGCCTGGCGGAAGAGCTCCGCGCCCGAGCGAGCAGCCGCGAGGACAAGGTGGCCGTCGCCCTGCTGCGCAATCGCATCTTCGTGGGGACAGGGCGGCACCGGGACGCCGGCGAATGCTCCCTGGAATGCCTGGCGCTGCTGGGCATGCCGCTGCCTTCGCGCCCCACCGCGGAGGAGGCGGCCGCCGCGTCCGACGAGGTCTGGACGTTGCTCGGAGAATGTCCCATCGAGCGCCTCGTCGATCTGCCGCTCATGACCGATCCGGACGAGAAGATGAAGATGGGCGTCCTCCTCGCGCTCTTCTCGTCATCGTTCTTCACCGATCCCCACCTGCTCACCATCAACCTGAGCTGTATGGTCACCCTCGCCCTCCGCCATGGCTTCACCCCGGAAGCCGTGTCCGGGTTCAGCTGGCTGGGGATGCTGGCCGGCGCCCACTTCAAGCGCTACCGGGAGGGGCGTGCGTTGGGAAGGCTCGCCCGCGAGTTCCTCGAACGGCACAACCTGTCCGCGCAGCGCGCCCAGGTGCTCTTCAGCCTGCAGTTCATCGGCTACTGGACCCAGCCCCTGTCCATGACCCAGGAGCTGGCCCTCGGCGGATTCCACCACGCGGTCCAGGAGGGGGAATTCCATGTGGCCTGCTACTGCGGCCTGTCCATCACCCTGAACCGCCTGGCCATGGGTCACAACCTGGACGAGGTCCACCAGGAATCGGTCGTGCGGATGGACTTCGCGCGCAAGGTCGGCGTCCTGGATGCGCGGGACATGATCATGCTCCACCAGCGCTACGTGCAGCAGCTGCGCGGGCGCACGCTCTCGTTCAACACCCTGAGCGGAGAGGGCTTCGACGAGCAGGCCTACGAGGAGTCCCTGTCGTCCCCGCGCCTGAGTGGCTTGCGGGGCACCTATTGGATCTCCAAGCTCAAGTCCCGCTTCATGTGCGGCGCCTACGGGGAAGCGCTCGAGGCCGCGGACAAGGTGGCCGGCCTGCTCTGGGTCGTTCGCGGAAGCATCAACGTCCTGGACTTCCACCTCTACCGGGCCCTGTCGCTGGCCGCGAGCGGCGGCTCCGTGGAGGACATCCAGCGGCACCACCAGCAGCTCTTGGAGTGGGCGGACAGCTGCCCGCACACCTTCCGCGCCCCCGAGCGCCTGGTGTTCGCGGAGCTGGCGCGGCTCGGGGACCGGCCGGACGAGGCCACGCGCGCGTATGAAGAAGCCCTCCGGGTGGCCCGGGAGAATGGCTTCACCCAGAACGTCGGCCTCGCGGCCGAGTTCGCGGCGAACTTCTGGCGCGCACGCCAGGCGCCCACCGTCGCTCTCGCCTTCGCGCGCGAGGCCCTGACGGCGTACCAACAATGGGGAGCCCTGGCAAAGGCCCGGCACCTGGTGGCTCAGTGGCCGGAGCTTCTGCCTTCACGCTCCATCTCGGAATCGGAGTCCACCCGGACGGACTCGACGCAGATCGACGCGCTCGCGGTGGTGAAGGCCCAGCAAGCCATTTCCGGAGAGATCGTGCTGGACCGGCTGGTGACCACCTTGCTGCGGGTGGCCATCGCGAACGCGGGCGCCCAACGGGGAGCCCTGCTGCTGACGAACGGAGACACCCTCTCGGTGTCGGCCGTCGCCGGCCTTTCTCCGGGCGGCGTTGACCCGTCCCAGACGCGAGGCGCTCCGGCCGAGCTGCCGTGGACGCTCATCACCTACGTCAAGCGCACCCACGATCACGTGCTCATCGACGATGCCACCCAGCCCCACCCCTTCTCGTCCGACGAGTACCTGCGGCGAGGCGAGGCGAGATCGGTGCTGTGCCTGCCCTTGATGCGGCGGGAGGCCTTCTCCGGAGCGCTGTACCTGGAGAACGATCTGGCCACCAACGCCTTCAGCCCGGAGCGGCTCGCGCTGCTGAGCCACCTCGCCTCGCAGGCGGCCATCTCCATCGAGAACGCGCGGCTGTACGCGGATGTCCAGCGGGCCAAGGCGGCCCTGCGCCAGGCCAACGACGAGCTCGAGCACCGGGTGGAGGAGCGCACGCGCGAGTTGAAGGAGGCCCAGGCCCGCCTGGTGGACACCGCCCGCGAGGTGGGAATGGCCGAGGTGGCGTCCAACGTGCTGCACAACGTGGGCAACGTCCTCACCAGCGCCGTCATCAACGTGGAGATGATGCGCCGGCACGTGGGCGCCTCGCGGGTCAGCCGGTTGAAGCAGGCGTCGGGGCTGCTCACGGAGCAGCGCGACACCCTCGCGGACTTCCTCACCCGGGATCCGCGAGGCCGCCTGCTCCCGGACTACCTCACCGGACTCTCCGACGAGCTGATCCGCGAGCAGGAGACGTTGATGAGCGATGTGGAGGCGATGAGCCGATCCATCGAACACATCCGCGCCATCGTCGAGGTGCAGCAGGACTACGCCAAGGTGTCGATCCTCGCGGTGGAGTGCGATCTCGCGCAGCTGATCGAAGACGCCCTGCGTGTCCAGCTCGCCTCGCTCACGCGCCACGGCATCGACATCACTCGCGAGCTGACGGTGCTGCCCAAGGTCCAGGTGGACAAGCACAAGGTGTTGCAGATCCTCATCAACCTCATCAGCAACGCGAAGAACGCGATGGACGTGCTGCCCGAGAGCGCGCGCAAGCTGTGCGTGCGGCTCACCGCCGAGGGGACCTGGGCGCGCATCCAGGTGGTGGACAACGGCATGGGGATCGCCCCTGAAATCCGGGAACGGCTCTTCGTGCACGGCTTCACCACGCGAGAGGACGGCCACGGGTTTGGCCTGCACGCGAGCGTGTTGGCGGCGAAGATGTTGGGAGGCCGCCTCACGTTGGACAGCGAGGGCCCCGGCAAGGGCGCCACGGCCACGCTGGAGCTTCCTCTCTCACCAGGCCGGGCATGA